One segment of Buteo buteo chromosome 6, bButBut1.hap1.1, whole genome shotgun sequence DNA contains the following:
- the GLRX5 gene encoding glutaredoxin-related protein 5, mitochondrial → MSGVVRAAWRFGAAAAGGRAGRPLSQAAGGGGGAEAEGSGSGGSGSREAVERLVRAHPVVVFMKGSPAQPLCGFSNAVVQILRLHGVEDYRAHDVLQDPDLRQGIKNYSNWPTIPQVYLNGEFVGGCDILLQMHQNGDLVEELKKLGIRSALLDAEKDQDKK, encoded by the exons ATGAGCGGGGTGGTGCGCGCGGCCTGGCGGttcggcgccgccgccgcggggggccgggccgggcggccgctGAGCCAggcggccggcgggggcggcggggccgaggcCGAGGGCAGCGGCAGCGGTGGCtcggggtcgcgggaggcggTGGAGCGGCTGGTGCGGGCGCACCCGGTGGTGGTGTTCATGAAGGGCAGCCCGGCGCAGCCCCTCTGCGGCTTCAGCAACGCCGTCGTGCAGATCCTGCGCCTGCACGGCGTGGAGGACTACCGCGCCCACGACGTCCTACAGGACCCCGACCTCCGCCAAG gAATAAAAAACTACTCTAACTGGCCTACCATCCCACAAGTATACCTCAATGGTGAATTCGTTGGTGGCTGTGATATACTCCTCCAGATGCATCAGAATGGAGATCTTGTAGAAGAGCTGAAGAAGCTAGGAATCCGTTCAGCACTTCTGGATGCAGAAAAAGACCAAGACAAAAAGTaa